A genomic window from Methylorubrum extorquens includes:
- a CDS encoding acyl-CoA dehydrogenase — MSYRAPVEEIVFTLRHVADLDAVLAQSGAEIGPDDAGAILEEAGRFAGNVIAPLNRIGDRHGTPFSDGRVTTPPGWREAYRAFVEGGWNGVLAAPDHGGQGLPHLIAAACTEMWNGANLAFGLCPILTVGGIEALAAHGSDDLKGRYLEKLVSGEWTATMNLTEPQAGSDLSALRTRAEPNGDGSYRITGAKIYITYGEHDLADNICHLVLARLKDAPAGTRGISLFLVPKVLPDGRLNDLRCSGIEHKLGIHASPTCSMAFGDAGGATGWLIGEENRGLACMFTMMNSARLNVGLQGVGVAEAAYQKALDYARERRQGRAPGSPEPVSAIVAHADIQRTLLTMKAYTAASRGICYLTAQALDAAHGPEGKAAHDRASLLTPVAKAFSTDIANEVTSLGVQVHGGMGFVEETGAAQLMRDARILGIYEGTNGIQAIDLVTRKLPLNGGVTVGAQIATMRRVAEGLLKDGAPGFGHAAPRLREGIGSLDRATSFLLKALASNRPQEALPGATPYLRLFGLVQGAACLATAGLASSAAVKAGETDPAHAARIALARFFAENLLPAATGLEQSILSGGDFADDPAFALAG, encoded by the coding sequence ATGAGCTATCGCGCGCCCGTCGAGGAGATAGTCTTCACGCTCCGCCACGTCGCAGACCTCGACGCCGTGCTGGCGCAGAGCGGGGCCGAGATCGGCCCTGACGATGCGGGGGCCATCCTCGAAGAGGCGGGCCGGTTCGCCGGCAACGTCATCGCCCCCTTGAACCGCATCGGCGACCGCCACGGCACGCCGTTCTCGGACGGCCGCGTCACCACCCCTCCGGGCTGGCGCGAGGCCTACCGCGCCTTCGTTGAGGGCGGATGGAACGGCGTGCTCGCCGCGCCCGACCATGGCGGCCAAGGCCTGCCGCACCTGATCGCCGCCGCCTGCACCGAGATGTGGAACGGGGCCAACCTCGCCTTCGGCCTGTGCCCGATCCTCACCGTCGGCGGCATCGAGGCGCTGGCCGCCCACGGCTCCGATGATCTCAAGGGCCGCTACCTCGAAAAGCTGGTCTCGGGCGAGTGGACCGCGACCATGAACCTGACCGAGCCGCAGGCGGGCTCGGACCTCTCGGCTCTGCGCACCCGCGCCGAGCCCAACGGCGACGGCAGCTACCGGATCACAGGCGCCAAGATCTACATCACCTATGGCGAGCACGACCTGGCCGACAACATCTGCCACCTCGTGCTCGCCCGGCTCAAGGACGCGCCGGCCGGCACCCGCGGCATCTCGCTGTTCCTCGTGCCGAAGGTGCTGCCGGATGGGCGCCTCAACGACCTGCGGTGTTCGGGCATCGAGCACAAGCTCGGCATCCACGCCTCGCCCACCTGCTCCATGGCCTTCGGTGACGCGGGCGGTGCCACCGGCTGGCTGATCGGCGAGGAGAACCGGGGGCTGGCCTGCATGTTCACGATGATGAACTCGGCCCGGCTCAATGTCGGGCTGCAGGGCGTGGGCGTGGCGGAAGCTGCGTATCAGAAGGCCCTCGACTATGCCCGCGAGCGCCGCCAGGGCCGGGCACCGGGCTCCCCTGAGCCGGTCAGCGCCATCGTGGCGCATGCCGACATCCAGCGCACGCTGCTGACCATGAAGGCCTACACGGCGGCCTCCCGCGGCATCTGCTACCTCACCGCGCAAGCGCTCGACGCCGCGCACGGCCCCGAGGGGAAGGCGGCGCATGACCGCGCCTCGCTGCTGACGCCGGTGGCCAAGGCCTTCTCGACCGACATCGCCAACGAGGTGACCTCGCTCGGCGTGCAGGTCCATGGCGGCATGGGCTTCGTCGAGGAGACGGGCGCGGCCCAGCTCATGCGCGATGCACGCATCCTCGGCATCTACGAGGGCACCAATGGCATCCAGGCGATCGACCTCGTCACCCGCAAGCTGCCGCTCAACGGCGGCGTCACCGTCGGCGCGCAGATCGCCACGATGCGGCGGGTGGCGGAGGGGCTCCTGAAGGACGGCGCGCCCGGCTTCGGCCACGCGGCACCGCGCCTGCGCGAGGGCATCGGCAGCCTCGACCGGGCGACGAGCTTCCTCCTCAAGGCGCTCGCCTCGAACCGGCCGCAGGAGGCGCTCCCCGGCGCGACGCCGTATCTGCGCCTGTTCGGCCTGGTTCAGGGCGCGGCCTGCCTCGCGACGGCGGGGTTGGCTTCGAGCGCGGCCGTGAAGGCCGGCGAGACCGACCCCGCCCACGCCGCACGCATCGCGCTCGCCCGCTTCTTCGCCGAGAACCTGTTACCGGCGGCGACCGGCCTGGAGCAGTCGATTCTCTCGGGCGGGGACTTCGCCGACGATCCCGCCTTCGCGCTTGCGGGGTGA
- a CDS encoding L-threonylcarbamoyladenylate synthase codes for MDALPSTIPTLRLSADADGLARAAALIRAGRLVALPTETVYGLGADATDPEAVAAIYAAKGRPRFNPLIAHVATPEAARAEGVFDEAALRLAEAFWPGPLTLVVPAAPGGSVCDLARAGLDSVALRVPAHTIARALLERAGRPVAAPSANRSGRVSPTSADHVLTDLDGRIAAVLDGGECPVGVESTVVACLGGPPRLLRPGGVTGEALAAVLGFAPEAAGDPGSRPVGPGLLASHYAPRAGVRLGAQSVEPGEAVLLFGAFRPPGLEHAAAVESLSERGDPAEAATRLFGALRRLDASGAPTIAVAPVPEEGLGEAINDRLRRAAAPR; via the coding sequence ATGGACGCCCTACCGTCAACCATCCCCACGCTGCGCCTGTCGGCCGACGCGGACGGCCTCGCGCGGGCGGCTGCCCTGATCCGGGCCGGGCGCCTCGTCGCCCTGCCGACGGAGACGGTCTACGGGCTCGGGGCCGACGCCACCGATCCGGAGGCGGTCGCCGCGATCTATGCCGCCAAGGGCCGCCCGCGCTTCAACCCGCTGATCGCCCATGTCGCGACGCCTGAGGCTGCACGGGCCGAGGGGGTGTTCGACGAGGCTGCCCTGCGGCTCGCTGAAGCCTTCTGGCCGGGGCCGCTGACCCTGGTGGTGCCGGCGGCCCCCGGCGGCTCGGTCTGCGATCTCGCCCGGGCCGGGCTCGACAGCGTCGCCTTGCGCGTGCCGGCCCACACCATCGCCCGCGCGCTGCTGGAACGGGCCGGGCGGCCGGTGGCGGCGCCCTCGGCCAACCGCTCGGGGCGGGTGAGCCCGACAAGCGCCGACCATGTGCTGACCGATCTCGACGGGCGCATCGCAGCCGTGCTCGACGGGGGCGAGTGCCCGGTCGGGGTCGAGTCGACCGTGGTCGCCTGCCTCGGCGGGCCGCCCCGGCTGCTGCGCCCCGGCGGGGTGACGGGGGAGGCCCTCGCGGCCGTGCTGGGCTTTGCCCCCGAGGCGGCCGGTGATCCGGGCTCGCGACCCGTGGGCCCCGGCCTTCTCGCCTCCCACTACGCGCCGCGGGCCGGGGTGCGGCTCGGCGCACAGAGTGTTGAGCCCGGCGAAGCGGTTCTGCTGTTCGGTGCCTTCCGCCCCCCTGGGCTGGAGCATGCGGCGGCGGTCGAATCCCTGAGCGAGCGCGGCGATCCGGCCGAGGCCGCCACCCGGCTGTTCGGAGCCCTGCGTCGGCTCGACGCCTCGGGCGCCCCGACCATCGCCGTCGCCCCGGTGCCGGAGGAAGGGCTTGGCGAGGCGATCAACGACCGCCTACGCCGGGCTGCGGCGCCGCGCTAA
- a CDS encoding HlyD family secretion protein produces MSLREDSRRSEAALETAEEERAEADRAPAVRLAPVAEPVPPSAAKPRRPVRRAVLGLVLCAGLGGGAYAGWDWWTVGRFFVSTDDAYVQADISVLAAKVSGYLAAVPVVNGQAVKRGDVIARLDDGDYRLAVTAAQDKLATQESTIARVGRQAEAAQAQVLQSAAQIDAARADAVRAGADYARATGMQADFVAKSRLDQAKADRDRTEAAVKSAEAALVAARANVEVLKAQTREAQNLAAELRTAADRARRDLDFAVIRAPFDGVVGNKAVEAGAYVSPGSRIAALVPLQSVRVDANFKETQLGRVRPGQEVHIHVDAYPDRDIVGTVESLSPASGSVFSLLPPDNATGNFTKIVQRLPVRVHVPEDVAREGLLRPGLSVVVKVDTREGADAPVQRLAARH; encoded by the coding sequence ATGTCGCTGCGTGAGGATTCCCGCCGGTCGGAGGCCGCCCTTGAGACGGCCGAGGAGGAGCGGGCCGAGGCCGACCGCGCGCCGGCCGTGCGCCTCGCCCCTGTCGCCGAGCCGGTGCCGCCCTCCGCCGCCAAGCCACGCCGGCCGGTTCGGCGCGCGGTGCTGGGCCTCGTGCTCTGCGCAGGCCTAGGCGGCGGCGCCTATGCCGGCTGGGACTGGTGGACGGTCGGGCGCTTCTTCGTCAGCACCGATGACGCCTACGTGCAGGCGGACATTTCGGTTCTGGCCGCCAAGGTGTCGGGCTATCTGGCGGCGGTGCCGGTGGTGAACGGGCAGGCGGTGAAGCGGGGCGACGTCATCGCCCGGCTCGACGACGGCGATTACCGCCTCGCGGTGACGGCGGCGCAGGACAAGCTCGCCACCCAGGAGAGTACCATCGCCCGCGTCGGCCGGCAGGCGGAAGCCGCGCAGGCGCAGGTGCTGCAGAGCGCAGCGCAGATCGATGCCGCGCGGGCCGACGCCGTGCGGGCCGGCGCCGACTACGCCCGCGCCACGGGGATGCAGGCCGATTTCGTCGCGAAATCCCGTCTCGATCAGGCCAAGGCCGATCGCGATCGCACCGAGGCGGCGGTGAAGTCGGCCGAGGCCGCCCTCGTCGCTGCGCGAGCCAATGTCGAAGTGCTGAAGGCGCAGACACGCGAGGCCCAGAACCTCGCCGCGGAACTGCGCACCGCCGCCGACCGCGCGCGGCGCGACCTCGATTTCGCGGTGATCCGCGCGCCCTTCGACGGCGTCGTCGGCAACAAGGCGGTGGAAGCCGGTGCCTACGTCTCCCCCGGCTCGCGCATCGCCGCCCTGGTGCCGCTGCAGAGCGTACGGGTCGATGCGAACTTCAAGGAGACGCAGCTTGGCCGCGTCCGGCCCGGCCAGGAGGTCCACATCCACGTGGACGCCTATCCCGACCGCGACATCGTCGGCACGGTCGAGTCGCTCTCGCCCGCCTCCGGCTCGGTCTTCAGCCTGCTGCCGCCGGACAACGCCACCGGCAACTTCACCAAGATCGTCCAGCGCCTACCGGTGCGCGTCCACGTGCCCGAGGATGTCGCCCGCGAGGGCCTGCTGCGGCCCGGCCTGTCCGTGGTGGTGAAGGTCGATACCCGCGAGGGCGCCGACGCGCCGGTGCAGCGGCTCGCCGCCCGACACTGA
- a CDS encoding sensor histidine kinase: MAQNDPAATAALPWHIETPAGPRSPSRARAFPWHGRLGLSGRLFLLTVAFVVLAEILIYVPAVATYRMSRLSDRVAAARVAALVLNAAPEGQVPDETARRLLMGVGARAIAVRVGETWRYLTDGPAPSAVAETVDLRERGLTGSVGGAFRTLFLPTEAPIRAIGPGQDGFDAVEVLLDEGPLRAALADFSLRLLVACLIIAALAAGLVFFVLQRAIVRPVVRLARDIAAFADDPERPDRVARRSARTDEIGEAENALARMQVALGGELRQRRRLAELGLSVSKINHELRNLLTTAQLLGDRLESVSDPLVQRVAPRLVETLDRAIRFCEATLAYGRATEPNPERRMVALAPLLEELTDLADLMPAARIRVEVRTVSDLEIDVDPEQLLRALTNLVRNAVQAHAAAKTAEGSVLIEGVRNGAPGTGSVTIFVTDNGPGVPERAKANLFSAFQGSTRAGGTGLGLAIASELVRLNGGTLCLDETADGARFRIVIPDRAAGVKAA; encoded by the coding sequence GTGGCGCAGAATGATCCGGCGGCGACCGCCGCCCTGCCCTGGCACATCGAGACACCGGCCGGCCCTCGGTCGCCGTCGCGCGCGCGCGCCTTCCCCTGGCACGGGCGGCTCGGCCTCTCCGGCCGGCTGTTCCTGCTGACGGTGGCCTTCGTCGTCCTGGCCGAGATCCTGATCTACGTCCCGGCGGTGGCGACCTACCGGATGTCGCGGCTCTCCGACCGCGTCGCCGCGGCGCGGGTCGCCGCCCTCGTGCTGAACGCAGCCCCCGAGGGGCAGGTCCCCGACGAGACCGCCCGGCGCCTGCTCATGGGGGTCGGCGCCCGCGCCATCGCCGTGCGGGTCGGCGAGACGTGGCGCTACCTCACCGACGGACCGGCGCCGTCCGCCGTCGCCGAGACGGTGGATCTGCGCGAGCGCGGCCTGACGGGTTCGGTCGGCGGCGCCTTCCGGACGCTGTTCCTCCCCACCGAGGCGCCGATCCGGGCGATCGGACCGGGGCAGGACGGCTTCGACGCCGTCGAGGTTCTGCTCGACGAGGGCCCCTTGCGGGCGGCCCTGGCCGATTTCTCGCTCCGGCTGCTCGTCGCCTGCCTCATCATCGCGGCTCTGGCGGCCGGGCTCGTGTTCTTCGTGCTGCAGCGGGCGATCGTGCGGCCGGTGGTCCGGCTCGCCCGCGACATCGCCGCCTTCGCCGACGATCCCGAGCGGCCCGACCGGGTCGCCCGGCGCTCAGCGCGCACCGACGAGATCGGCGAGGCGGAGAACGCGCTCGCCCGGATGCAGGTGGCGCTCGGCGGCGAACTGCGCCAGCGGCGGCGGCTGGCCGAACTCGGCCTCTCGGTGAGCAAGATCAACCACGAACTGCGCAACCTGCTGACCACCGCCCAGCTTCTCGGCGACCGCCTGGAAAGCGTCTCCGATCCGCTGGTGCAGCGCGTCGCGCCGCGGCTCGTGGAAACCCTGGACCGGGCGATCCGCTTCTGCGAGGCGACCCTCGCCTATGGCCGCGCCACGGAGCCGAACCCGGAGCGGCGCATGGTGGCGCTGGCGCCCCTGCTTGAGGAGCTGACCGACCTCGCCGACCTGATGCCGGCCGCCCGCATCCGCGTGGAGGTGCGCACGGTGTCCGATCTCGAGATCGACGTCGATCCCGAACAGCTCCTGCGCGCGCTGACCAACCTCGTGCGCAATGCGGTCCAGGCCCATGCCGCAGCCAAGACCGCCGAGGGCAGCGTGCTGATCGAGGGCGTCCGGAACGGGGCGCCCGGCACCGGTTCGGTCACGATCTTCGTGACCGATAACGGCCCCGGCGTGCCGGAGCGGGCCAAGGCGAACCTGTTTTCCGCCTTCCAGGGCTCGACCCGCGCCGGCGGCACCGGTCTCGGCCTCGCTATCGCTTCGGAACTGGTGCGCCTCAACGGCGGCACCCTCTGCCTCGACGAGACCGCGGACGGCGCGCGGTTCCGCATCGTCATCCCGGACCGCGCCGCGGGTGTGAAGGCGGCGTAA
- a CDS encoding DHA2 family efflux MFS transporter permease subunit: MAATATLAASPAADPPLDRRRMVAFLCMVFGMFMAILDIQIVSASLNEIQAGLSASGDEIPWVQTSYLIAEVISIPLSGTLSRVLSTRWMFSISAAGFTLMSLMCATSSSIGEMIVWRAAQGFIGGGMIPTVFAAAFTIFPPSKRSIVSPMIGLVATLAPTIGPTIGGYLTDLFSWHWLFLINIVPGIFVTISTFLLIDFDRPNFDLLKSFDWAGLAFMAGFLGCLEYVLEEGPNHDWLQDEAVFVCAIVCMVSAVLFFARVFTARQPIVDLRAFSDRNFAAGCVFSFVMGIGLYGLTYLYPVYLARVRGYSALQIGETMFVSGLCMFATAPIAGKLSAKLDPRIMMAMGFSGFALGTWIVTGLTKDWDFDELLWPQVLRGCSLMLCMIPINNIALGTLPPERMKNASGLFNLTRNLGGAVGLALINTVLNARWDLHLARLHERFTWANGAALERLDAMRRQFEVFGGDANGMALKALNNTVRIQGLVMSFEDVFLVLTVLFLVMACGTPLIRRPRGAAPAGAGH, translated from the coding sequence ATGGCCGCCACCGCGACCCTCGCCGCAAGCCCCGCCGCCGACCCGCCCCTCGACCGCCGCCGCATGGTGGCGTTCCTGTGCATGGTGTTCGGGATGTTCATGGCGATCCTCGACATCCAGATCGTCTCGGCCTCGCTGAACGAGATCCAGGCCGGCCTCTCGGCGTCGGGCGACGAGATCCCCTGGGTGCAGACGAGCTACCTCATCGCCGAGGTGATCTCGATCCCGCTCTCCGGCACCCTGTCGCGGGTGCTCTCGACGCGCTGGATGTTCTCGATCTCGGCCGCCGGCTTCACGCTGATGAGCCTGATGTGCGCGACCTCCTCGTCGATCGGCGAGATGATCGTGTGGCGCGCCGCTCAAGGCTTCATCGGCGGCGGCATGATCCCGACCGTGTTCGCGGCGGCCTTCACGATCTTTCCGCCCTCCAAGCGCTCGATCGTCTCGCCGATGATCGGCCTCGTCGCGACGCTCGCCCCCACCATCGGACCGACCATCGGCGGCTACCTCACCGACCTGTTCTCCTGGCACTGGCTGTTCCTCATCAACATCGTGCCGGGCATCTTCGTCACGATCTCGACCTTCCTCCTGATCGATTTCGACCGGCCGAACTTCGACCTGCTCAAGTCCTTCGACTGGGCCGGGCTCGCCTTCATGGCAGGCTTCCTCGGCTGCCTCGAATACGTGTTGGAGGAGGGCCCGAACCACGACTGGCTGCAGGACGAGGCGGTGTTCGTCTGCGCCATCGTCTGCATGGTGTCGGCGGTCCTGTTCTTCGCCCGCGTCTTCACCGCCCGCCAGCCGATCGTCGACCTACGCGCCTTCTCGGACCGCAACTTCGCCGCCGGCTGCGTCTTCAGCTTCGTGATGGGCATCGGCCTCTACGGCCTGACCTACCTCTACCCGGTCTATCTCGCCCGCGTGCGCGGCTACTCGGCGCTGCAGATCGGCGAGACGATGTTCGTCTCGGGGCTGTGCATGTTCGCCACCGCCCCGATCGCCGGAAAGCTGTCGGCCAAGCTCGATCCGCGCATCATGATGGCGATGGGATTCTCCGGCTTTGCCCTCGGCACCTGGATCGTCACCGGACTGACCAAGGACTGGGATTTCGACGAGCTGCTTTGGCCCCAGGTGCTGCGCGGCTGCTCCTTGATGCTGTGCATGATCCCGATCAACAACATCGCGCTCGGCACCCTGCCGCCGGAGCGGATGAAGAACGCATCCGGTCTGTTCAACCTCACGCGCAACCTCGGCGGCGCGGTCGGCCTTGCCCTCATCAACACGGTGCTCAACGCCCGCTGGGATCTGCATCTCGCGCGCCTGCACGAGCGCTTCACCTGGGCCAACGGCGCCGCGCTGGAGCGCCTCGACGCCATGCGGCGCCAGTTCGAGGTGTTCGGGGGCGACGCCAACGGCATGGCGCTGAAAGCGCTCAACAACACCGTGCGGATTCAAGGCTTGGTGATGAGCTTCGAGGACGTGTTCCTCGTCCTTACCGTGCTGTTTCTGGTGATGGCCTGCGGCACGCCGCTGATCCGGCGTCCGCGCGGAGCGGCCCCGGCCGGTGCGGGGCATTGA
- a CDS encoding TetR/AcrR family transcriptional regulator — translation MASAAIQERGQAAPQGTPTGESEKRRQILEGARQVFMASGFDGASMGEIAKTANVSKGTLYVYFDSKEALFEALTTEAKAGLAENLFRLDEDDPDVRAVLTRLGTSYLTMMARPEHVSIIRMVIGACEKFPRFGQAFYEAGPACGVGRLKAYIDAQVAAGRLRADDTDLAAKHFLQLCQAGMLTRLLFNAGEAPDEAEIGHRVAEAIRVFYAGYGPSTAG, via the coding sequence ATGGCGAGTGCGGCGATACAGGAGCGGGGGCAGGCGGCCCCCCAGGGAACGCCCACGGGCGAGAGCGAAAAGCGCCGGCAGATCCTGGAGGGCGCGCGTCAGGTGTTCATGGCGTCGGGCTTCGACGGGGCCAGCATGGGCGAGATCGCCAAGACGGCCAACGTCTCGAAGGGCACGCTCTACGTCTACTTCGACAGCAAGGAAGCCCTGTTCGAGGCTCTGACCACCGAAGCGAAGGCGGGTTTGGCCGAGAACCTGTTCCGGCTCGACGAGGACGACCCGGATGTCCGCGCCGTGCTGACGCGGCTCGGGACCAGCTACCTCACGATGATGGCGCGGCCGGAGCACGTCTCGATCATCCGCATGGTGATCGGCGCCTGCGAGAAGTTTCCCCGGTTCGGGCAGGCCTTCTACGAGGCCGGCCCGGCCTGCGGGGTCGGGCGGCTGAAGGCCTATATCGACGCCCAGGTCGCCGCCGGGCGCCTGCGCGCCGACGACACGGATCTTGCCGCCAAGCACTTCCTCCAGCTCTGCCAAGCGGGGATGCTGACGCGGCTGCTGTTCAACGCCGGTGAAGCGCCCGACGAAGCCGAGATTGGCCACCGGGTCGCGGAAGCCATTCGCGTCTTCTACGCGGGCTACGGACCGTCCACGGCGGGGTGA